The genome window GTTGGGTGGCCTCAGCCCTGTGCCAGCAGGATGTTTGAGATGGAATTAGTGTGACTGATGTGGATTACTAAAGCCAGGCTTTGTGCTGGAACATATGCACGGTTCCGTTGaacgtttttgttgttgttgtaatttaTGAAGACTCTTCATGAAGACACACAAAAGCCTTACAGTATTTCCACCAAGCGGTACAGTGCACTTTAGCATGCCACGGTGAGATTTGGAATGGTACAAAGTAATCTGGCTTGTGTCGGGGCTACAACGATGCATCATCAacctgtttaattaaaacatctgGCAAACCTCATTCAATAACTGCAAGTTATTGAGTATTCCAGGCACTGGGCCTACTGGAAAAAAGGGGATTTATATCAAATTGACCATGTCACTGCATGTTATAACGCTTATTGCCAATCAGCTAACTGCAATGTGTTTAGTCCTACTCTTTAGGAGCTCAACCACTGTGCTTAGTACCTCAAAAGAAGGGTTTGGGAAATGCAAATAACTGCggaacatacacacatgtagGGAGGGGTTCCTATCCTTCaagaaatgtatgtaaataatgTCTACCGTGAAGGCTGCATGAGCAACCTACTATGATGTAAGGATTACCGGAACACTATCCGTACCTGTCACCACCCTCCACTCCCCACATTTGTAAGCACACACAAGTTTCTTCACTGGTGTGCGAGTGATTCAGATCAAGTGCATTTCATTAATGCAGAATCGCAAGGCGTTCCTTTTTGCATCGGCGTGCTTCCAATTCTAGtgggacctttttttttcttcttcttcttcttcttcttcttctttacttaCCCGTACGCATAATATGCCCACCCACGTTACAGCATAGCTGGGCTGAGTTTAGGCTTTCACAGGAGCTCCAGCCACAAACAATGTGGAATTTGCAGATGTGTATACACAGAACAGTTCTGATGCAAGGAGAGTTTGAAAGTTAGCGCCGGATGTGTACACAGCGTCGTCTGATGAATGTCTGCTGTTGTCTCAGAAAGAGAATGCATCAGACGCCTGACCCAGGGCTGTAGCTGTTGTGCTACCCTGAAGTTATGTCAGGCGGTTAACACTGCCATCACCTGTTTTTAAGTAGGTTGCGCTCTCAGTTTGGGAAAATATGACACAAGTAAGAATAATATAGAGGTATTTTTGGTTTCCCGTCATGTAAAAAGCTCTCATTTCAAGATCAGTTTCAATAGATTGTGTCAATGCCTTTTATGACTACTGTTAGAATATTTCAATCACGATCCAGAAACTGTCGTTTCCCCATTTCCACACTTTTATAGTGTTTTGGCCATTTTCATGTTTCTAAGATTTAACTGCAGTGGGTACAATTTTACAACAGTAGGGAGCTGCTGCACTTAACTTCATATATACAGGAAATAATGCTTAATAATACTCCATGGCATGCCCAGACTGAACAGCTGCTCACTTGAACTGAACTCTTAATAAATGACTTCACCAGTTTATTACACACAACCATAGATCCCTTACTTTAACCTCGTTTAAAGTGACAGTCTTTGTTTCTTCTTGCAACATAAGCAGAACAGTGCCCTTCActttttccttcattcattGGTGAATTAATGAGTGTTTAAACactatgttgtgtgttttgagatTCTGATTCGAGTACATTATTAAAAGAAACATCAAAAAATGATGAGAGGATGATTTTAGGTGACAGCTCTTCAGGTCTCTTGTCTTGTTTTCCTCTTGTTCTCCCAGAGATGATGAGCGTGTTGAGGTTTTGGATTTGTCACTATAAAGAAATTGCACAAAGCCAGTCACTAGTGTGGCAAGGCAACTTTAACTGGCGGTGGCGATACGGATTTACACTTGGCTCTGGTGTTTCTAGCTACTGCCCCCATGGACTAGCTGCTCAGACCTTCATCACCTCTCTTCATCACatcacagctgttttctgtcaaAGGTCGTTCGAGGGAAGCAGCCTTTGCTCGGGGCTTACTCTCTGACATCCAGACTTCTCTGCACTTGTTCCAGTGAGGCCTGTTTACTCCACAATTCAGGGCCTTAATCACTGACTTGAGAAGTTTAATGTTTCTCATCAATGAATTGTAACTTTCCATCCAAATAGTAATTTGCTATGAAGCTATTTCTCTTCTGATTCCGAAAAGGCCAAATAAAATGCGAGAGAGTAATAAACATGTGCTTATTCTGGAATAAATGGCTCTGATTAGTTTAAAACGATAGCTGTATGCCTAAGCTAACAGTGCTATCTGCCAGTCGTATTGAGTTTTTGACAGACTCCTCTGGCATGtgtgattatgttttttttttttttttactcagatgTGAGTATTTCACCCCCTATCTGCACTTCTTCTTCACCCTCAGCAACCTCCTCTCTGTCCATTATGGCCTCATCTCTTCTTCATTAATACCATATTACTCATTCGCTTGTTCTTTTTCTACTAAATAAAATTCCCCCACCCTCTTTCCCCTCCATTCCTTTGAAATGAGAAGCACACTTGGGTTGCTTTCCAGTGGTGACAGGCGGTTCTGTTTAGGTGCTCTTTAATTCCAATGCTGTCTGTTGGAGGCATGCTCACGCAcgggcacatgcacacacacacaccaagcacACCCACCTCCACCCTTAGTACCTCTCCTCAGTACACTTCCAAAGACGGTTAAACCTTTATAGTGCATGTGGCCATGCTTGGACTGAACCATTAATagcacccctcctcctcctcctcctcctcctcctccctcttcctccagtTTTATATCATTGCTCCACCTCTTTAATTCCATCTAATTCTTTCCATGCTTCCAATCTGATATTGCAGCAGTGGTTGGATCATCTCCCTCCACATTTTGTTTCCATATTAATGGTTGATTCAGAACACCTTGATTCTTAACACCCTgttctgttttaaaacaaaagcagcaatCTCAGGCGTTTTGAGGCACTAAGTCCAGTTTTGTACTGTGTACTGGTCCATTGACATAATGTATGGGTCTACCAGAATGGGTTTGTATGCTACATCGTccaaaatattatttatgtcaTAGTGTATATTGTCACAGTGcttattttaattctttaaatgtattaaatctaCTACGAAGGAGTATCGGAAATGCTACATCCCTTACCGAAAGGCTTGCTAATCAGCTGTAAACACCGCTGTAGCCATTGTAACAATGGCTTATTTTAGTGCAGTAGAAGTTTTTTGGACAAAGTTTTGTCAGAGAAGAAGACTTCCTTTATTGTACATGTCGGTTTGTAATCTTACACATGTGAGCAGCTACAGGACTCTAAAGGAAATGGAAAAACCTCAAAACACTATAAACTGAGCTATCCATCTACGTCTTATACGTTATAGACTTAACTAAGTTCTTCAGATGTGATCATTTACTTTTGCTTTTagatgaaaaatacattttaagatgCTGTTGAATTTATACTGACAACTACAGAGTTACAGTCTTAGCCCATATCCATAGCATAGGTAAGGGAATTACAGGTTAACATATGATATACTTTGCAACCCAAATAAACTCCTCGTATACATTACTTGCCTGCCACTCTGTACTGTtgtacacacttacacacacacacacacacaaacactctcactGTTCAATAAATCCATTTAATCCCATCccaggaggtttttaaccatgtgtttaatcagcattcattCCTGGGTCAAATGACGCTGCAATGCATGCAGGTCTTTATCAGCTTTAGCTCTTAACCGTCTGGGAACGTaaggctttattttttttgccaccgATGACCCATTTCGTGTGCAATGCTACGGTGTGCATTCACTTTCTATCcattagcatgttttttttttaaataattcaataatttgATCTGCTGGATCGTCTAAATGATCAATTTAAAGAACGATTTAAGTAAATAAGGCAAAGTTGTTGGACAACCCCTGGCACTTCATGTATTTgcttattgcctttttttttttagcagcttcTCCTGGGTTAAAAAATCCCAGGAATACCAGCTAATTTTTTTCgcgaaagagagaaaagacggGAAATAACACCAATGGCATACTTAGTAAAGAACTGAACACCTGGACATGGGAAATCAAGTtgccatttgtttttatttgtaataagCAACCAAACTGCACATGAAATGACTTGCATGTGTCTGCTAACGTGTTGCCAAGAACCAACCAAAGTCAAAATCTTCTGTTTCTCGTTTCTTTCTCCCTTCTCATCTTTCCCCTGGTTGTGTTTCTTCGGTCGAGCAGCATCTGGGCCATCTACTGGCATAGACAGGCAGCTGTATGACACGAGACAGGCTGGTGGCACAACACCCCCCCATCTGCTTTTTGGAAGATTTTAAGGGAGGGAAAGTGGATGATGTGAGCCAGGAGGATTGTGGTGAGCAGTGCAAGGAAGTGAACAGAGGCCAAAACGTGAAGCCAGAAAACCTGGTTCCAAAGTGGTGGTGTGTTTTCTCTACAAAGCCCTCCTTTTCCTTCTCTGCTACTTTACTCTCTATCGCTAAAATTAGTATTACTAATTAGTAGTACTAATTTGTACGTGCTTTCTGATTAACGCGTGTGTAGCAGACATCACAGAAAGCAGGTAAAGCTCAAGAATAATGAAATATTATAGGAGTAAAACAGTTTCATGATACAGTCAGGGTCACCTGCACTTTTTATACTATAAAGCTAGACTTTTTTGGAAGTTAATTTCGTGCCCTCAAGTGCTGACTGTTCGCTGAGGTTGGAGAGATGGTTTGAGGTTACTGGAAGGTCAGCTGTGCTGTGTGGGCAGTAGAGCTATTTGGAAGGTGGAAAACAGAGGAACaggaggaaagagggagaaagagagagagaacgattTTGGTAAAAGATTGAGACGCTTCAACACATTGTCCTCAGCCCTCTCGCAACCCTGAATTTGGAAACATTTTAGAAACATTAAAAGAACAAAGAGAGAAACCAAGAAACCTTTGGtgataattcatgtttttttttcctggtggtTACATGAGGGGAAAATAGGTCCCTTGACACTACAATAGGGCCCATTGAGTAGTGCAGACTAAGTGTGAGTGTTAAAGTTGGCTGTCATCCAGGAAGGACCAGGTTTCTCTCAACACCGGGGGAAGAAAAGAGAGACTGTTGTATGGATGGAAaggaaacagaacagaaacacacacacacacacacacacgcgcccaCTATTCTCCCTTTCTTTTTCGTTCACGTACAGTACATGAACATTTGCAAATGCTTGGTGCGAGAGGAAAGAAACACGTGCATGTGCTTTTAGCTGGAGGCATTCATTTACTTGATACATTTTGCAGGTCTTATCTATTAAGCTCACATATGCTCGCAATTAAGTCTCTTTTATTggccttccttttttttcaaatttgccAAATGAGAAACTTAATTTATTTGACTCAtttctctttaaaataaaaagggggGTGCACTGGGCTAATAAACGTTCAAAAATTCAATACACATGGACATTAAGAATGTGAAGTTAATTTCaccttcatttttttctcttttcaccaggattttatttgttttgaacaAATTGGTGTAATTGGGCCAGCGTGACAAGAATGGTgctgttttatgtgtttgtgttgttagcATGGGACCTTGTACAATAGCTCCCGGCTATTggtgaatgtatgtgtgtatgcgtgtttgtttgtggacgTGGGTGTGGGCGTGCATGCCTGCAGCATAAATTCCTTGCCACTATCCCACCTATAAAACACAGGGGTGGTCAGCCTTTTTTATTGAACAGGTTTTGCAAAAATGCGTAGAGCAGTGAGTCATTTGTAAATGATTAATTCCACTTACTACCTAAACCTGagtgttttcattattatatttatttccattttaccTCCAGCTCCCTGCTGCCAGAGTCCCATACCTCTTGCCACCTGAGAGCACAAATCTTATTATCTTTTTATACAGTGGGAgcattgtttcttttatttgtgcaaCATATTTAAGTTTTTTCAAACTGTTGGTTTTCGTTTAGTAACTTCAGGCTAAATTTTGATTAGGCTATAATCTTTTCCTTACGGTCGAGTTGTTGGGAGGTTTTGCACCTCAAATGTTCCCATAAACAATCATTATACACTTGTATACACTGATGCTGCACAACTGTCCACAGTTGTTAGTTGTATCCTTGTAGAGACATCTGTCAACTTCATGAATTATGGCCAGAACCACCAGTGCTATATAAGAGCATCATTTTGTAAATAAGGCAGTATAAATCTCCTTTTCTTCATGTAACCTTAAATATGGTaaatttctatttctattcagACCCTTTATTACAAAGCTGTTTCAAATGCATAAGCAGGTATAGAAACACACCCATATTACACACCCTTATACTAGAACTACTAGTGTACCACCCCCTACTTACCCCTGATAGAGTTGATAGGCCTAAGCAGCATTGTGTTCATATTGTTTACATGCATGAAAATAATTTTGATatatgtcatgtttttgtaataaaatcatagggtttttatttttgtaattaaatTATTTTCCACTCCTAGACTAAACTTCCAGTGATCGCTTCACAAGTAAATTAATCTGATACTTCCCAATacaagaatagaatagaaactgcaacaaaagacaaattggtctgtttttattttggatacTCATTTAATGATAATATCACTTTTCCAATTGTACAAATAAGttcacataattaaaaaaacaaaaaaacaagacaagacagaGCTTCCCAAAATAAACAGGGAAAAACAATCACATTGAAAATACTTTTGGTTATCTTCAATATATTCTATGATACAGACAAATATTCCAGTTGCATtggctgattattttttttaacgtgtATTCTCAGGTTCTCAAGGCATTTTGTTAGCATGACACTGTTAGTTGTGCAAATACTGTAGGTAACTTTCACAGACAGGGCTTTGGTATGTTTATCTGAAGGTAGAGTTGTTTGGTGTTTAATGTACTCGGAGGTATGCAAGCACATAAAAGGGGTGACTGATAGTAACTGGATGTCTGCAAGTCTTTGCACAAGCCAGAGCGTGTACTTAAATTATCACAGATGTTATCAGATCTACACTCACAAGTCTCATTGTCCTCTACACAACAATATAAACACTACACTGTGTGCCTGGCCTTTCCAACGTGTGGTTAGCTGCAAGTGAGCGAAACTGGAATACTTCTTGCCAAGAAGAAATTGTGCATAGCATTATGCTAAGGGCACTATGTTTACTCAAGAGAACCACTATTTGCCTTTGCTTGTTGTACTATTTTGTACATGAACTGTGGCTGGGTTATAAAAAAAGAGTTTCCCTTAAAGGCAgtataaagaataaataaagttgctTAATTTTAATGTCACATGAGTGTTTACTGTAATTTAAGTGAGTTTTGAACTAGGTAGAAATTCAGTGCAGCAGGGATACAGAAGGAGTTCAGTCAACTGCTTCCCTCTGTAGCTTTTGTAATTCTGTTGGCCTTCACACTACGTGATGGTGAAGCAGGCTGAGGGCTTCGGAATGGAGAAGGGGGATTTACTTTTGAGTCTGTCCAGACTCACATCTACTTAGTCTGTCTGACATTCTGGGGGCAAAGCCCTTTGATTGACTTTGCTGGTACCAAACACGTTTTAATCTTCAAAGATTTTAATCAGCTGTTTTGTCTGTTAGTCACAAGAGGTGGGGGTGGAGGGTATGGAGGGATGTTAACAGTCAAAATGTAgcacaataaaaatataaagacaggtataaaaaaaacatacgttaaaaaaaacaaaaaacataacaaaaatcacATGAGTTTAGAGCCAAGTAAAGCAATACAAGCATCAACTATGTTCTCTGCATTACTTCATTTGGTGTCTAAAAGGTAATTCACAGCAAGCACTGATCTCTTTGGGGGGTATGTAGTGAAGAGTTACAACATGCAACAATAACTTTGCTGAGCTGTTGTGATGGGGTCAAGCCCGCACAACCCCGTTTGACCAAACCACTCCTTCATCAACAAAAAGGAGGACATGGGGTCCCAGTGTCCCTTAACTTTCAGCCCATGAAACACATCATCAGTTCCATCGCCACCTGAAAGCTGAAAAGGTCTCAAAGAAATATTACTAAAGCAGGATGTAGCATGTACATGCAGCAGAAgcatttcaaaaaaatgttttgaactTGTTTAATGTCTATTTAGACATACAGAGACCACTGAGTTCAATATGTGTCCATTTTCTCCTTTGCTTGTTGGCTTACTGAGTCTTCCACTTTCACAACAGTGGTTGCTGATCTCTGTAATTATCCAGGGAGGAAATCAGAGATAacaaaaatgctcattttagcTCAGAGTAGTCAAAACCTCATGTCAAAAGTAGGAAGGCTTGTGTGAAGACATATTGTTATTTGATGTACAGTGATCCTGTAGTAGCAACACCTCATATTCCAAATTACTAGTCTGAACAGCAGGTTCAGGCATCATAATTTGGGGCTGTTTTTGTGGTAATGCCATGTTATCTAAACCAGCCTTATCTCCACTCAACTCTTGCTGGGAAGGCTCACAGTCTAGATCCAAGTGGCCATTGGCTCTCTTTCGGCGAAGATAGCATACCACTCCCAGTGCTATTGCaatcagtagcagcagtagcaaaATGGCAGCTGCAGGCACCAGCATTGTGGTCAGTCTTGGATCAGTAACCCTTGCATCAGTGCCACTGATGCTTTCAGGGGCTGTATGGGCCTCAGTGCAAACACTGTCTATCCCACTAGGGGCTCCGAGAGGACTGGCACACACAGCGTAAGTGGAGTTAGGCTTCAGGCCTCTGAGTCTGTACTCTGGGAAGGATGCAGGCAAGCTAAGTTGAATTGGCCTGCGGTCTGGCCCAGAAAGGTTGCGATAGGTTAGACGGATTCCCCGGATGTAAGGCCGCATTTCAATGTAACGGTGAAGGTCCACTAGGATAGAGGTTGCTGTCACTTCATTTGAACTGATGTCTGGTGTATTCACGATCACAGTTGCCCTTGGGATGTCAGTTTGAGGGGGTAAAGCTGGTTGATGGCTTTTGACTTCACAGTACATGCCAGAAGTGCCATGTGGACAGGTACACTCTACCTGACCACGCTGGTCCAAGCGACAAATACCCCCATTCAGACAGGTGTGTGAGGGACAGAAATGCTGATCCTCTCCTTTGTCCTTGCTGCTGCTACTGGGGGATGCAGGAACAGGGGGCAGGAGAGAGTCATCATCTATGTGTGTGAGGTCATCGCTGGCTCCTGGAACTTCAGCTTCAGCAGTAGATGATAAAGTAGTGACTGGAACAGGTGGGGAAGTGGTAGTTTTGACAGTATTACTGGGGACTGTAGTTGTGATAGGGCACCCAAAATCCCTGTGCTCCAGTCTTTCCAAGACCTTTCCAGCATTGATAGGTGGGAAATGGCAGCGGGTTTCCTCTGTTCTCTCCAGAGTGATGCTCTGGGCTCTCAACCATCTTGGGAACCATGCTAAGTTGCAAAGACAGTTGAAGGGGTTCTCAGCTGTTGTGAGCTTTCTGAGGTGGGGGAAGAGCTGGGAGAACTCTTCGGGGAGACCCTGCAGGCTAAGGCTGCTTATGTCCAACTCCTGAAGCTCCCCAAGGTTTTGCAGGTCCTGAACCATAAGAGGACCCATTGGGTTCCCTGCTAGGCTAAGGTGAATCAGCCCATTGGTCTCCTTTAGCACTGATGGGAAGGACTCAAGTTGGTTTCCCGATATGTCCAGTTCATGTAAATTCTTCAGATTACCTATTAGCTCATTATCCAGACTGGTGAGCCCCACACCACCAAGTTTCAGTGATTCCAAATTTGGGGTCAGGAGGTCTGATGGACCTAAActgtttaaaacattaaatcgaaggtccagcagcagcaggcgggGCATTGCGAGGGCAGGTAGGGATGTCAACTGGTTGCCTTGCATTTTGAGTTCCAGTAGGTGCTCCAATCCATCAAAGGCTGCAGGGTGAATGGTCTTAATAAGATTACTGTACAGATACAGGCGTTCAAGCAGTGCCATACCGTGGAAGCATATCTTTGAAATGTGGGTGATCTGGTTGGATGACAAATCCAAGTTTCTCAAAGAGGTCAGAGGTTCAAACACTCTATCTGGAATTTCGGTCAATTTGTTTTGACTGAGGTCCAACATTTCCAGGTTCTCCATGCCGCTGAAGTCCTTAGCTGTCAAGCCCTCAATGCCGTTAGCGAAAAGGTATAGACTTTTTGTGAATGCAGGTACTCCTTTAG of Solea solea chromosome 16, fSolSol10.1, whole genome shotgun sequence contains these proteins:
- the vasnb gene encoding vasorin b, which translates into the protein MEREFFITMKAFLTPLPFLLLLILPEGILSSNCPKDCSCSTPESILCFQRRSSTIPKGVPAFTKSLYLFANGIEGLTAKDFSGMENLEMLDLSQNKLTEIPDRVFEPLTSLRNLDLSSNQITHISKICFHGMALLERLYLYSNLIKTIHPAAFDGLEHLLELKMQGNQLTSLPALAMPRLLLLDLRFNVLNSLGPSDLLTPNLESLKLGGVGLTSLDNELIGNLKNLHELDISGNQLESFPSVLKETNGLIHLSLAGNPMGPLMVQDLQNLGELQELDISSLSLQGLPEEFSQLFPHLRKLTTAENPFNCLCNLAWFPRWLRAQSITLERTEETRCHFPPINAGKVLERLEHRDFGCPITTTVPSNTVKTTTSPPVPVTTLSSTAEAEVPGASDDLTHIDDDSLLPPVPASPSSSSKDKGEDQHFCPSHTCLNGGICRLDQRGQVECTCPHGTSGMYCEVKSHQPALPPQTDIPRATVIVNTPDISSNEVTATSILVDLHRYIEMRPYIRGIRLTYRNLSGPDRRPIQLSLPASFPEYRLRGLKPNSTYAVCASPLGAPSGIDSVCTEAHTAPESISGTDARVTDPRLTTMLVPAAAILLLLLLIAIALGVVCYLRRKRANGHLDLDCEPSQQELSGDKAGLDNMALPQKQPQIMMPEPAVQTSNLEYEVLLLQDHCTSNNNMSSHKPSYF